Proteins from a single region of Bdellovibrio bacteriovorus HD100:
- the rsgA gene encoding ribosome small subunit-dependent GTPase A, with product MTISSIFPLWGWNALLQAQIELRPLKSHEVVGRIINQEREMYRVVFFKNDHEGKALAQLSGKFRYEHSDLNLEYPGVGDWVICELHSNDEHAVIHEVLSRQSCFYRKEPGSGARAQIVAANVDVIFVAVSANQDFNLKRLDRYMSLAWESNASPVIVLTKADLAEDLKGLIAEVEDRHPAVPVHAVSALDPESLEPLKTHLLPGKTVVLLGSSGVGKSTLGNLLLEKEQIKTQGIREDDDKGKHTTTSRSLYQLPSGALLMDTPGMRELGLLDHREGFENLFDDILELATHCRFKDCQHQTEPGCAVQAALASEELEVGRWESFQNLERELRYFERKTNPEIAREERQKWKKITKSLRVRVKQKSRGEI from the coding sequence GTGACTATTTCATCAATCTTTCCCCTGTGGGGATGGAACGCGCTTTTACAGGCGCAAATCGAACTTCGACCGCTTAAATCGCACGAGGTCGTTGGACGTATTATTAATCAAGAACGCGAAATGTACCGTGTGGTGTTTTTTAAAAACGACCATGAAGGCAAGGCCCTGGCGCAGCTTTCAGGAAAATTTCGCTATGAACATTCTGACCTAAACTTGGAATATCCCGGCGTGGGCGACTGGGTGATCTGCGAGCTGCATTCCAATGATGAGCATGCGGTCATTCACGAGGTCCTGTCCCGCCAAAGCTGCTTTTACCGCAAGGAACCCGGCAGCGGGGCCCGGGCGCAGATCGTGGCCGCGAATGTGGATGTGATCTTTGTGGCGGTGTCGGCCAATCAGGATTTCAACCTGAAACGCCTGGATCGCTACATGAGCCTGGCGTGGGAATCCAACGCCTCGCCGGTGATTGTGCTGACCAAAGCCGACCTGGCCGAAGACCTTAAAGGCCTCATCGCCGAAGTGGAGGACCGCCATCCCGCAGTCCCCGTGCACGCAGTGAGTGCTTTGGATCCTGAAAGTCTGGAGCCGCTAAAGACTCACCTGCTGCCCGGAAAGACCGTGGTGCTTTTGGGGTCGTCCGGGGTTGGTAAATCCACCCTGGGGAATTTGCTTTTGGAAAAGGAGCAGATCAAAACCCAAGGCATCCGCGAAGACGACGACAAAGGCAAACACACGACCACTTCAAGGTCCTTGTATCAACTGCCATCCGGCGCCCTTTTGATGGACACGCCGGGCATGCGAGAGCTGGGGCTTTTGGATCATCGGGAAGGTTTTGAAAACCTCTTTGACGACATCCTGGAACTGGCGACCCATTGCCGGTTTAAGGACTGCCAACATCAGACCGAACCGGGTTGCGCCGTGCAGGCGGCTTTGGCCTCGGAAGAGCTGGAAGTGGGACGTTGGGAAAGTTTTCAAAATCTGGAACGGGAACTGCGGTATTTTGAACGCAAAACCAACCCCGAAATCGCCCGGGAGGAGCGTCAAAAATGGAAGAAAATCACCAAGAGCCTGCGGGTGCGCGTAAAACAGAAATCCAGAGGGGAAATCTAG
- a CDS encoding ribose-phosphate diphosphokinase — MKGLKIFSANANPTLAKKVAEAAGVELGYCEVSSFADGEIQVEIHESVRGQHVFVVQSTCPPVNQNYMELFVMLDALRRASAASITAVIPYYGYARQDRKVAPRAPISAKLMADLLTTAGADRVVSVDLHAAQIQGFFNVPVDHLFAIPTLARAWRDAYGQGSEFVAVSPDAGGVERTRAFAKRIESSMAIIDKRRSGPNEAKALHLIGDVTGKTAVIVDDMIDTAGTLTQAVDSLYKNGAKRVFAVATHPVLSGPAINRLKESPIEKVWVTDTIPLSEAAKNCGKIEVVSVAPVLAEAMKRIHGNDSVSSLFD; from the coding sequence ATGAAGGGCCTAAAGATCTTTTCCGCCAATGCCAATCCCACATTAGCCAAGAAAGTAGCCGAAGCCGCAGGAGTTGAGCTCGGATACTGTGAAGTCAGCAGTTTTGCTGATGGCGAAATCCAAGTTGAAATACACGAGAGCGTCCGCGGGCAACATGTGTTTGTTGTCCAAAGCACCTGCCCTCCTGTAAATCAAAACTACATGGAGCTGTTTGTGATGCTCGATGCCCTTCGCCGGGCCTCCGCCGCCTCCATCACCGCCGTGATCCCGTATTACGGTTACGCCCGCCAGGATCGAAAAGTGGCCCCGCGCGCCCCTATTTCGGCCAAATTGATGGCGGACCTTTTGACAACCGCGGGAGCCGACCGTGTGGTGTCCGTGGACCTGCACGCCGCCCAAATCCAAGGTTTCTTCAATGTTCCGGTAGACCACTTGTTCGCAATTCCGACTTTGGCTCGCGCTTGGCGGGATGCCTACGGCCAGGGCTCCGAGTTTGTTGCAGTGAGTCCAGACGCCGGCGGGGTCGAAAGAACCCGGGCCTTTGCCAAGAGAATTGAGTCCTCCATGGCGATCATCGATAAACGCCGTTCCGGCCCTAATGAGGCCAAAGCCCTGCACCTGATCGGGGATGTGACTGGCAAAACGGCCGTCATCGTGGACGATATGATCGATACGGCGGGAACTCTTACACAAGCAGTTGACAGCCTGTATAAGAATGGGGCAAAACGTGTGTTCGCCGTTGCAACCCACCCTGTTTTGTCAGGTCCTGCGATCAATCGCCTGAAGGAAAGCCCTATTGAAAAAGTATGGGTCACCGACACGATCCCGCTGTCTGAAGCGGCGAAAAACTGCGGAAAAATTGAAGTGGTTTCAGTAGCTCCGGTCCTGGCCGAAGCCATGAAGCGAATCCACGGAAATGACTCCGTAAGTTCATTGTTTGACTAA
- a CDS encoding 50S ribosomal protein L25 produces MKTRIDLTVEPRETGKHNSRGLRTSRNVPAVIYGAVTPTNVSVGEKEIVKYNTRAYENALFNLKSSDKTANGIVVLIKSVDVHPLTRRPQHVDFFALDLKKAVRVNVEVRLEGKAIGLSEGGLLNVVLRSVEVECLPTEIPEFFTADISNLAVGDALHVSDIKVSGSVKMITGAEQTIAVVNAQEEEVAAAPAAAAAPAAAAPAAKAPAAKK; encoded by the coding sequence ATGAAAACAAGAATCGACCTAACAGTTGAACCTCGTGAAACTGGTAAACACAACAGCCGTGGCCTGCGCACTAGCCGTAACGTTCCTGCTGTTATCTACGGAGCTGTAACTCCAACTAACGTTTCCGTTGGTGAAAAAGAAATCGTTAAGTACAACACTCGCGCTTACGAGAATGCTCTTTTCAACTTGAAATCTTCTGACAAGACAGCAAACGGCATCGTTGTTCTGATCAAGTCTGTAGACGTACACCCATTGACTCGTCGTCCACAACACGTAGACTTCTTCGCTTTGGATCTGAAAAAAGCGGTTCGCGTTAACGTTGAAGTACGTCTTGAAGGTAAAGCTATCGGTCTTTCTGAAGGCGGTCTGTTGAACGTAGTTCTTCGTTCCGTTGAGGTTGAGTGCTTGCCAACTGAAATCCCTGAGTTCTTCACTGCTGACATCTCTAACTTGGCAGTTGGTGACGCTCTTCACGTTTCCGACATCAAAGTTTCTGGTTCCGTGAAAATGATCACTGGCGCTGAACAAACTATCGCGGTTGTTAACGCTCAAGAAGAAGAAGTTGCTGCTGCACCTGCTGCTGCCGCGGCTCCTGCTGCTGCTGCTCCGGCTGCAAAAGCTCCTGCTGCGAAAAAGTAA